GAGAAGCTCGAAGAGAAATTCAAGGTAGGCGACGACGTGAACGTTAAGGTCATCAAGGTCGATTCGATACAGCACAAGATCGCGCTGTCGCTGAAGGTGGTGTAGGGCGTTATTTCCGGTCGAAGAAGGGATTCTTCCCGGTGACGCTCAGAGGTATGCCAAGGGCCTGTTTCACTTCAGGAGAGAATATCTTGAGGTCGAGGCAGGCCCTTCCTATCGAGTACATGATGCGGTTATCGATATGGAACTGGTTTGCGACCGAGACCGCGGATGTCGCCGCAATGCCGAGGTCTACCGAGTTGTACGCGCAGATGCCTTTCGTCTTTTTCAATTCAGCGCACGTCCCGTATCCGCAAAACCCGCAGTTGAGGCCGGCCGGATTGTCTTTGGCCCCTATTATGACTATTGCACCTGAAGCGGCTATCGAGGCGGCATCGCGTTCCATGCTGGGCCTATTTTCGGCCTTCGATATGCTTTTCATGGTATCGGTCAGCTTGGTCCTGGACGGTTCATCCTCGATCACCAGCACTTCTATATTATCGATACCCCTCGTTTTAGGAGAGGTCCTTGCCCCGGCAGCCATAAGCCCGGCGACGCTCAAGAGAGCGGATAGTTCAAGCTCTTTCGATCTCTTCATGGCATATTCTCCTCACAGAAGAGGATAGCACAGGGACCTGAGGGCGGTCAATGGATTTCTGTTGACATATCCGATACGGTGTGATAATATACAACAAGCACTGAGAGATACTCAGTGTCTTTTTTTTATAAGGAAAGCATAAAGAGGAGGTGAAGCAGAAATGAAGCGATTTGTCTTAGTTACTGCGATGCTGGTTTTCGTTTCCTCATTCGCATATGCACAGGAAGCAGGTCAGGAGACGGTGCCTGCTGTCGAGAATGCCCAGGTCACCATAAAGGGCGATATCATCGACAATATGTGCGCGGGCTCAAAGGCCCCCGAGGCCCTTGCCGAGTTCGCCGCGGGACACACCAAAGAGTGTGCCCTGATGCCGGCATGCGCCGCGAGCGGTTATTCGATATTCGCGGACGGGAAGCTCACCAGGTTCGACAAAGATTCGAACACGAAGGTAGAGGAGTTTTTGAAGAACCCTGACTCGAAGCTCCAGGTAGTGGTCGCTGCCGAGAAAGTCGGCGATGAGCTCAAACTGGTCTCCATAGCGAACCAGTAATATTCATAAGAAGGGCCAGTATTAAAAGGGACGGCCGGTCCGATATCGGCCGTCCCTTCTCTTTGCCGGCTCTAAAATTTCGTTGCAATCGACGGTGGGGCGTTGTACAATACTCGGCATATGGAAAAAGATCCTGATAGACAGCTGGAGCTCATAAAGCGCGGGACCGTAGAGGTGATACAGCCGGACGAGCTCAGGAAGAAGCTGGAGCGCGCCGCAAAGACGAATAAGCCGCTGGTCATAAAGGCCGGCTTCGACCCCACCGCGCCCGATATCCATCTGGGCCATACCGTGCTCCTCCGTAAGATGCGCCATTTCCAGGACCTCGGCCATAAGGTGGTATTCCTGATAGGCGATCATAC
This DNA window, taken from Candidatus Omnitrophota bacterium, encodes the following:
- a CDS encoding DUF2148 domain-containing protein, yielding MKRSKELELSALLSVAGLMAAGARTSPKTRGIDNIEVLVIEDEPSRTKLTDTMKSISKAENRPSMERDAASIAASGAIVIIGAKDNPAGLNCGFCGYGTCAELKKTKGICAYNSVDLGIAATSAVSVANQFHIDNRIMYSIGRACLDLKIFSPEVKQALGIPLSVTGKNPFFDRK